The DNA segment CTGCGCGGTGGGCGCCCTGCTGCGGCTGGACGCCTGGGACGAGGCGCGACACCTCCTGGAAGACTGGCTGCTGGGCCTGCTCTCGGAGCGGGGCAGCGAACCGGGGGTCGGCGTCCGGGCGGCGGGCAAGCTTTACAACAGTCTGGGACAGGCACGGATCGGGACGCTGGCCGAGGAGTTGAATCTCAGTCAGCGGCAACTGGAGCGGCACTTCGTGGCGGAAGTCGGCGTGAACGCCAAAACGCTCTCGCGCCTGATCCGCTTCGAGGAGCTTCACAACCGCCTGTGGCTCGACCCGAACGTCTCGCTGGCCCAACTCGCCTACGAACTCGGGTTTGCCGATCAGGCGCACCTGACCCGGGAATTCAAGGCCCTGTCGCAGATGACGCCGCGCACCTTCGGACGATTCGTGCAGCTCGACCCCAACCGCTGGACCACCCATCTGTTGACGCCGGAGCAGCTCGCCGAGCTGGGCGTGTTCCGTGGCAAAGGGGCCGACGCGCCCAAGTGAGCGTGTCGCGTTTCTTCAAGATGGCGCCCCACCCGCGTCTCTAGCCTGGGTGCATGACGGCATCTTCCCCCGACAAGGCGCCCATCCTCTTCCTGCTGATCACCGCTTTTCTCTTCGCCACCGGGATCAGCCTGGTGTTTCCGGTGCTGCCGTACATCGTCGCCCGGTACGTGCCGCAAGTCTCCCAGCAAGCGGCCATGGTCGGGCTGCTGGGCGCGGCCTACGCCTTCGTTTCCTTCTTCTCGGCCCCGGTGCTGGGTGCGCTCAGCGACGCTTACGGGCGGCGTCCGGTGCTGATCCTGAGCCTCGTGGGTTCGGCCATCGGCTACGTCATCTTCGGCATCGGCGGCAGCCTGGGGATGCTGTTCGTGGGCCGCGTCATCGACGGGCTGTGCGCGGGCGGCCTGGGGGCGCTGTTCGGCTCCGTGGCCGATACCACCCCCGGGGAGGAGCGCGGCAGGGTTTTCGGGCAGATCGGCGCGACGGTGGGGGCGGGGTTCATCATCGGTCCGGCGATGGGCGGTCTGGCCTCGCAGCTCAGCCTCAGCGCGCCGATGTTCCTGGCGGCGGGCGTGTCGCTCCTGAACGTCCTGTGGGGCCTGTTCGTGCTGCCGGAAAGCCTGCCCGCCCACCGGCGCAGCAGGCACTTCGGCGCCCCGCACCTCAACCCCCTGAGGCAACTCTCCGGCGCCCTGGCCTACCCGGTGGTGCGGCGGCTGGTCACGGTCAGCGTGCTGTTCGCCCTGCCGCTGTCCATCATGCAGGTGACGGTGGCGCTGCTGGGCCGCGACACGCTCGGTTGGGGGCCGTCCCAGGCCAGCACGCTGTTTATCCTGGTGGGCCTCAGCGACATCGTGGCGCAGGGGTTCTTGTTGCCGCATCTGATTCGGCTGCTCGGGGAACGCGGCGTGGCCGTGCTGGGCCTCTCGCTGGGCTGCGCCGGGATGATCGGCCTGGCGCTGCTGCCCGCCCTCCCACACGCCGCCCTGATGTACGGCAGCACCCTGGCCTTTGCCGTGGGCGAGGGGATTTTCACGGCCTCGCAAAACGCCCTGATCTCCATCGCCACCCCCGCCGACGCCCAGGGCCAGGTGCAGGGCGGGGCCGAGGCGTTCGGGTCACTGGCCCAGGTGGTGGGGCCGCTGGGCGGCGGGCAGCTCTACTCGCGCCTCGGCCCCGGCGCGACCTACGGCACGGTGGCCGCGTTGGGGCTGGCGGCGCTGGGGCTGCTGATTGGGCAAAGGCCGCTGGCCGGGCGCCCTTCCTCGGAGATTCCCGGCGTCTAGCAGCCTGCCCTGACCTCCGGCCTCTGCTTCTCTCCCGAATCGCAAGCCGGAGGTCAGGAGGGGACGGAGGTCACTTCCGGGGACACGTCCGGGCCCGCCGTCCCCCGCTCGGCACGGACCACCGCCACCCAGGCCAGCGTTCCCAGGGCCATCATCCCGGCACAGAGGGCGAACCACAGGGTCACGGGCAGCCGGTCCACCAGCGGCGACACGGCGGCCAGCGCCAGCGGCATTCCCAGCGACGACGCGGCCCCCAGCACCGCGAACACCCGGCCCAGGTAGGCGGCGGGGACCAGTTGCTGCATCAGCGTGGTCAGCGGCGTGTTGAGCAGGCTGATCCCGAAGCCCAGGACCAGGGCGCAGGCGAGCAAGGCGGGAAAGACGGGCGCCCACCACATCCCCGCGTAGGCCACGGTCACGACGACGAATCCGGCGGCGGTGCCCGTGCGTGGGGGCAACCTCCGCCCCAGCACGGCGATCAGGGCCCCGGCCAGCAGCATCCCCGCACTTTCCAGGGCGAGGTAGACGCCGTAGCCCCGCGCGCCCGTCCCCAGCGTCTCCATCAGCTTGGGCAGGATCACCGTCACCGGGGCCAGCGCCGCGTTCAGCACGAAGCCGATGACGGGCACGAAGCTCAGCACCTTCGAGCGCCGCATCAGCCGCAGGCCCGCCCGCACCTCGGCCAGCACGCCCGCACCCGGCCCGGCGGCGGGACGCGGCGGCAGGCGCACCCCGGTCAGCAGCGCCGCGAAGGCCAGAAAGCCCACGCCGTCCAGCAGGATCGCCAGCGCCGGGGACCAGCGCGAGACGACCCAGCCGCCCGCCAGCGTGCCCAGCAACCACAGGCCCTGATTCACGCTGCCCAGCAGGCCGTTCGCCCGCGCCAGTTCGCCCCCCGGCACCAGGCCCGGCACCGCCGCGCTGCTGGCAGGCTGGGCAAAGACGGTCGCCAGCCCGGCGAGGAGCGCCGCCCCGTTCACCACCCACAACGGCACCTCGCCCCAGGCCAGACTCAACCCGCCGACCGTGAGTTGCAGCAGACCGCGCACGACGTTGGCGGCGATCAGGGGCACCTTCAGGTTCACCCGGTCCACCAGCGCCCCCGCGAAGGGCATCAACACGAAGGGCGCGAGGCTCAGGGCCAGCGTCTGCGCCATGCGGCCCGCCGAGCCGGTCTGGTGCAACACCAGAAAACTCAGCGCGATGGACGCCAGCGCCGCGCCGAGCTGCGACCCCGCCGAGCCGAGCAGCCACAGGATGAAGTTGCGGTTCCAGAGCGTCTGCGGCGGGTGCATGGGACCGAGTATGGGGAGGCGCTACTCGAAGGGATATAAGCCCTTTGGAGTAGGAAGCTCCTAAGCTGAAACCATGACGGGGGAGTCCGTGAGGGTGGCGAACGGGGTGCAGGCCGCCCTCCTGCTCGATGTGGGGTTGCGCCCGCTGCTGGACCTGCTGATCCGGAGCCCGCGCTCGGTGGGCGAGGTGGCGTCGGAGTTGAGGTTGAAGGTGCAGCGCGCCCACTACCTCGTCGGCAAGCTGGAAAGGGCGGGTGTGGCGGAAGTGGTCGAAGTTTGCCCCCGGACCGGGCGGCCAGTCAAACGGTATGCCGTCCCACCGCGCTGGTTCATCCCCTACGAGGCGACGGGCGCGGAAACGCTGGAAGCTTTTCTCGACGGACAGATTCTGCCCCGGGTGGAGCGGTTCACCCACCTGGGCGTGGGGCTGCTGCGCGAGCTGGACGACTGCTGGGGCTTCTGGCTGGAACAGGGGGAGGAGGGAAGCAACCTCAGCATGGGCACGCCCACCCGGAAGGGCTACGAACTGTTCGGCGGGGACGAGCCCTTCCTCCTGAACATCGGGGGCCTGCGCCTCACCCGCGAGCAGGCGGGCGAATTCAAGCGCAGGCTCCTGGCCGTGATGGAGGAATTCCAGACCCAGGATGACCCGGACGCGCCCACCCACACCGTCGCCCTGATGCTCGTGCGCGGCGACGTGGGATGAAGTGGCGTCACGAATAGGCTCACCGTCTTATTTGCGTCCCTCTGACACAATATCCGGCATGAGTGAACTCCTCGACGTTGCCATCGTGGGGGCCGGGCCGGTGGGCCTCGCCGCCGCCATCGCCTGCAAGCGGGCAGGTTTGAGCTATGTGGTCCTCGAAAAGGGCTGCGTGGTGAACGCCATCTTCGAGTACCCGACCTACATGACCTTTTTCACCACGGCGCCGGAACTGGAGATCGGCAATCACCCGATGGTGACGGGCCACGACAAGCCCGACCGCCGCGACGCCCTGATGTACTACCGCCTCGTCACCCAGCGCGAGGAGTTGAACGTCCGGCAGTACACGGAGGTGGGGCGGGTCCACGCGGCCCCGGCGGGCTTCACCCTGGAGATCGAGGCGCAGGACGGCACGCCGGGGGTGGTGGAGGCGCGGCGGGTGGTCGTGGCGACTGGCTACTACGACAACCCCGTCCACCTCGGCATCCCCGGCGAGGACAGCGAGAACGTCAGCCACTACTACACGGAGGCGCACCCCTTCATGGGCCTGAACGTCACCGTGATCGGGGCGGGCAACTCCGCCGCCGACGCGGCCCTCGACCTGTGGCGCGGGGGGGCGAACGTGACGATGGTGGTGCGGGCGCCCGAACTCAAGAGCACGATCAAGTATTGGGTGCGCCCCGACCTCGAAAACCGCATCAAGGAAGGCAGCATCGCCGCGCACTTCAACTCGCGGGTCGTCGAGATTCACCCCGATCACGTCCTCGTGCAGTGGCAGGACGGCACGACCTTCCGGCTGCCCACCCACTTCACCTTCGCGCTGACGGGCTACCGCCCCGACCTCTCCTTCCTGGCGGGCCTGAACCTCGCCACCCAGCCCGACGAGTGCCTGGTGCTCAGCGAGCACTACGAGAGCAGCGTCCCCGGCCTCTTCGTGGTCGGCTCGGCGGGCTTCGCGGGGAAGACGAATCAGGTCTTCATCGAGAACGGGCGGCATCACGCGGTGGCGGCGGTCGCTGAGATCGTCCGACAGCTCGGGGACGTGCGCGAGCCCGCCGCGCTGGCCCGCTGAGGGCCACCTCTCCCCTCCCCCGTCCTCAGCCGGTGGTCACGTTTGGCGGCGAGGGCCGTGAGATACTTCGCGTCATGGCCCTGTTTTCTAGGAGCGCCGCCGTCCTCGTGAGCGTGCTGCTGGCCGGAGCGTCGGCCCAGACGAGCCTCGACATCCCGGCGCTGCCTCTCCCGTCTGCCCCGCCCTCCGCGCCGACGACGGTTCCGGCACCCCTGCCCGCCCCCACCCCGGCCCCGGTGCCCACCCCGCCGACGCCCGCGCCCGTGGCCCCGGTCCAGCCCCCGGCGCCCGTCCCGGCTCCGCAACCCGCCCCCGTTCCGGCCCCCGCGCCGACGGTGACGCCGCCCGCCGCCCCGGCCCTGTCGGCGCCGCTGCTGATCACGGTGCAGGCGCAGTGGCCTGCGCTCGTGGACGGCAAGAAGACGACGGTGCCCTTCAGCCGCACGCTCACGCTGCCTGGGCCCCGTGTGGCGGAGTTGCGGGCGCGCGGCAAGATCACGGCGAGCCTGGAGGCCGACCTGCGCCGCTTCCTGGCCGAGTTGCCCCGCCAGCCGCAGGACGCGCGCTTCGAGAACGAGTGGGACGGCTGGGCGGTCGTTCAGCGCAACGGCCTGACGGTGGACGAGGCCAGGACGCGCGAGAACGTCCTCGCCGCCCTCAAGGACCCGCGTGGGGTAAAGGCGAACGTCGTGGTGACGGGACAGACCGCGCCCAAGCGGACGCTCGACTACTTCCTGTCACGCGGGATCACCGCCCACCTCGGCACGGGCGAGACGAACTACTACGGCAGCAGCCCCGAGCGGGTGACCAACATCCACGTCGGCGCCGTGCGTTTCCGTGACCGCCTGATCGAGAACAGGGTCGTCTCCTTCAACCAGATCGTCGGGCCGGTTAGCGCGAAAGGGGGCTTCGTGCCCGGGCTCGTCATCGCCGGGGAGCGCACCGCGAGCGGGCTGGGCGGCGGCATCTGCCAGGTCAGCACGACCGTGTTCCGCACCCTCTACAACGCGGGCCTGCCCGTGCTGGAGCGCCAGAACCACTCCTATCAGGTCCACTACTACGAGCCGCAGGGTCTCGACGCCACGATCTACCAGCCCTTCCTCGACCTCAAGTTCGCCAACGACACGGGCGGCGCGCTGTGGTTCCAGAGCGAGTGGAACGACGAGGAGGCCCGCCTCGCGGTTCACGTCTTCGGCAAGGCGCGCGATTTCACGGTGGAGGTCGGCACCCCGCGCGTCCTGAAGAGCACGCCCGCCCCCGCCGACCGGGTGATCCGCGACGCCAGCCTGGCCGCCGGGCAACGCAAGCAGGTCGACTGGGCCGCCCCCGGCGCCGTGATGGAGGTCACCCGCAAGTTCATTCGGGGCGGGCAGACCGTCCGGCAGGACACCTTGAAGAGTACCTACCGGCCCTGGCCGAACATCTTCCTCGTCGGCACGCGGGGCTGAGCGGACAGGACAGGAAGGCGGGGGAGAGTCGGGCGGCTCTCCCCCGCCTCCTTTTTCGGCCTACTCCGAGGCGTACCCGAGCAGGTCGAGGATGCGGTCGAGTTCCTCGCGTGAGGCGTAATTGAGCTCCACCTTCCCTCGGTCCTCGCCCGTGATGCGGACCTTGGTGCCCGTGCGGCGGCTGAGGTCGAGTTCGACCTGACGGTAGGGGCGGGGCGGGTTGACTTGAATGGGGGAGGCGGTTTTCGGCTCCCTCTTCAGCGCCTCCGCCTCGCGCACGCTCAGGCGGCGGGTGCGAATCTGGTCGAGGGCCCAGGCGCGGTCGGCCTCTGGCTGGGCGAGGACGGCGCGGGCGTGCCCGGCGGTGATCTCCCCGGTGTCGAGGGCGCGCAGGGCCGCCTCCGGCAGGGTGAGCAGCCGCAGGGCGTTCGAGATGGTGGAGCGGCCCTTGCC comes from the Deinococcus aestuarii genome and includes:
- a CDS encoding AraC family transcriptional regulator; this translates as MAYQEFLPDARLRHLVRDYWQVDEDHGAGQKEHRFMPERLVRLTFYAGSTWRGSLTGGELERMPAASLEGLTLTPLRAVSIGSTKALGVEMYPWAARQLFGWEFGLSTLDLSRAHPLMTCAVGALLRLDAWDEARHLLEDWLLGLLSERGSEPGVGVRAAGKLYNSLGQARIGTLAEELNLSQRQLERHFVAEVGVNAKTLSRLIRFEELHNRLWLDPNVSLAQLAYELGFADQAHLTREFKALSQMTPRTFGRFVQLDPNRWTTHLLTPEQLAELGVFRGKGADAPK
- a CDS encoding MFS transporter: MTASSPDKAPILFLLITAFLFATGISLVFPVLPYIVARYVPQVSQQAAMVGLLGAAYAFVSFFSAPVLGALSDAYGRRPVLILSLVGSAIGYVIFGIGGSLGMLFVGRVIDGLCAGGLGALFGSVADTTPGEERGRVFGQIGATVGAGFIIGPAMGGLASQLSLSAPMFLAAGVSLLNVLWGLFVLPESLPAHRRSRHFGAPHLNPLRQLSGALAYPVVRRLVTVSVLFALPLSIMQVTVALLGRDTLGWGPSQASTLFILVGLSDIVAQGFLLPHLIRLLGERGVAVLGLSLGCAGMIGLALLPALPHAALMYGSTLAFAVGEGIFTASQNALISIATPADAQGQVQGGAEAFGSLAQVVGPLGGGQLYSRLGPGATYGTVAALGLAALGLLIGQRPLAGRPSSEIPGV
- a CDS encoding MFS transporter, with amino-acid sequence MHPPQTLWNRNFILWLLGSAGSQLGAALASIALSFLVLHQTGSAGRMAQTLALSLAPFVLMPFAGALVDRVNLKVPLIAANVVRGLLQLTVGGLSLAWGEVPLWVVNGAALLAGLATVFAQPASSAAVPGLVPGGELARANGLLGSVNQGLWLLGTLAGGWVVSRWSPALAILLDGVGFLAFAALLTGVRLPPRPAAGPGAGVLAEVRAGLRLMRRSKVLSFVPVIGFVLNAALAPVTVILPKLMETLGTGARGYGVYLALESAGMLLAGALIAVLGRRLPPRTGTAAGFVVVTVAYAGMWWAPVFPALLACALVLGFGISLLNTPLTTLMQQLVPAAYLGRVFAVLGAASSLGMPLALAAVSPLVDRLPVTLWFALCAGMMALGTLAWVAVVRAERGTAGPDVSPEVTSVPS
- a CDS encoding winged helix-turn-helix domain-containing protein yields the protein MTGESVRVANGVQAALLLDVGLRPLLDLLIRSPRSVGEVASELRLKVQRAHYLVGKLERAGVAEVVEVCPRTGRPVKRYAVPPRWFIPYEATGAETLEAFLDGQILPRVERFTHLGVGLLRELDDCWGFWLEQGEEGSNLSMGTPTRKGYELFGGDEPFLLNIGGLRLTREQAGEFKRRLLAVMEEFQTQDDPDAPTHTVALMLVRGDVG
- a CDS encoding YpdA family putative bacillithiol disulfide reductase → MSELLDVAIVGAGPVGLAAAIACKRAGLSYVVLEKGCVVNAIFEYPTYMTFFTTAPELEIGNHPMVTGHDKPDRRDALMYYRLVTQREELNVRQYTEVGRVHAAPAGFTLEIEAQDGTPGVVEARRVVVATGYYDNPVHLGIPGEDSENVSHYYTEAHPFMGLNVTVIGAGNSAADAALDLWRGGANVTMVVRAPELKSTIKYWVRPDLENRIKEGSIAAHFNSRVVEIHPDHVLVQWQDGTTFRLPTHFTFALTGYRPDLSFLAGLNLATQPDECLVLSEHYESSVPGLFVVGSAGFAGKTNQVFIENGRHHAVAAVAEIVRQLGDVREPAALAR
- a CDS encoding VanW family protein: MALFSRSAAVLVSVLLAGASAQTSLDIPALPLPSAPPSAPTTVPAPLPAPTPAPVPTPPTPAPVAPVQPPAPVPAPQPAPVPAPAPTVTPPAAPALSAPLLITVQAQWPALVDGKKTTVPFSRTLTLPGPRVAELRARGKITASLEADLRRFLAELPRQPQDARFENEWDGWAVVQRNGLTVDEARTRENVLAALKDPRGVKANVVVTGQTAPKRTLDYFLSRGITAHLGTGETNYYGSSPERVTNIHVGAVRFRDRLIENRVVSFNQIVGPVSAKGGFVPGLVIAGERTASGLGGGICQVSTTVFRTLYNAGLPVLERQNHSYQVHYYEPQGLDATIYQPFLDLKFANDTGGALWFQSEWNDEEARLAVHVFGKARDFTVEVGTPRVLKSTPAPADRVIRDASLAAGQRKQVDWAAPGAVMEVTRKFIRGGQTVRQDTLKSTYRPWPNIFLVGTRG